GTGCGGCGGAAAGACGCGGATCGCGTTGGTGGTGCAAAGGCCCACCATGCCGCTTTCCAAGGCCATTTCCGCGTAGAGGGCGGCGGCGCCGAAGTGGTTGCTGTTCTTCACGATCACAACGCCGACGTTGTGCGCCTCGGCGCGCTGGATGCACTCCGCCATGGCGCGCCGGGCGACCACCTGGCCCATGCCGTTGTCGCCGTCGAACAGTGCGAGGGCGCCTGCGTCCTTTTCGACTTTCATCCGGGGCCGCGCGTTCACCCAGCCCGCCTCGATGCGGGGGATGTAGTTGGGGATGCGGATGACGCCGTGGCTGGTGACGCCGCGCAGCTCCGCCTCGACGAGGGTGTCGGCCACCCAGGCGGCGTCATCCGCCGGGAGGCCCGCCTTTTCGAAAAGTCCCGAGACGAATTTCCGGAGCGTATCGGCGGAAAGAGTTTGGCTCATGTGCGCACTCGCTGAAGAAGGTAGGCGCGTCCGCGCCGGATGTGTTCGCCCCGATCCACTTCGCTGAGAAAGTCCATGCGCGAAATGGACCAGCGATCGACGGCCGGGAGCGGGGTGATCTCCCAGCCGGGGGCGCCCCGCAGCGCCGCCCCGCCGGTGAAGCCCTCCCCGGTCTGGACGATGGCCAGGTAGGCCCCGACGCCGGGAGCGCGCAGAACTTCCTCCTCCGCCCCCGCATCAAACGGCAGCCAGGAGGAGAGCACAAAATCGGGCCGGTATCGCGCGAGCGCCGCCGCGGCGCCGAGCGCCTCGATGTCCTCGCCCCCCTTCGGGTCGGTCATCCGTAGAGAGATGCCGCGCGTGCGGAGCATGCGGCCGAGCGTGCCGCACCCCGCGCCCAACTCGAGGGGAAGCTCCGGGCCCATCTCGCGGATGGCGTCCGCCAGGGCATCTGTCCATTCCCGGGTGGGGAACTGGTAGATGCCGCGCGCCTCGCAGTAGGCGAGCCAGCCTTCCCCTCGCTCCTCGCGCGCGAGGCTGACGAGCGCTTCCTCGTAGGCGGGAAGCGTCATCTCAAACGCTGGGCCCGATGCGGTTGATCGCAAATGCGTTGTCCTCATGGAGAATCTCCGCCTTGGTCATCTTGCCGCTCGCCACATCGAGCACCTCGTTGTAGAGGCGGAGCCCGGCCGTCTCGATGGGGGTGCCCTCGAAGATGTCCGTGACTTCGACGTCGGTCGTATCGCGCTGGAGTCTCGCCGAGACCGGATTTCCGGTGACGCGGATGGTGCTCATCAGCGGATGGTTGATGGTGTGGCCGCCGCCGGTGGAGAAGATGAGCACCTGGGCGCCGCCGGCGCAGATGCCGGTGATGGACTCGCCGCCGTGGCCGGGGGTGTCCATGACGTGCAGCCCGCTGGTGCGGCTCGCGCGCTTGGCCCAGGGGATCACGTCCACGATGGGGGCGGTGCCCGCCTTCTGGATCGCGCCGAGGGATTTTTCCTCGATCGTGGTGAGGCCGCCCTCCATGTTGTCGCCGGTGGGCTGGCTGCCGCGCAGATCGACGCCGCAGGCAAGGATGCGCGCTTCCATCTCCTCGACCATCTTCCAGATTTTCTTGCCGAGTTCCGGGCGCACGCAGCGCGAGGCCAGAACGTCCTCGCCCCCCATCATCTCGGTCGTCTCCGCCAGCAGAGCGCGCCCGCCGAGACGCACCACGTTGTCCGTCACCCAGCCGGTCGCCTTGTTGTGGGAGAGGCCCGAGGTCGTGTCCGAGGTGCCGCAGTTGAGGCCGAGCAGCAGCTGGCTGACCGGCACTTCCGCTCTCCGCTCGTTCGTGATCTCGCGGAGCATCTCCATCCCGATGCGGGTGGCCTTGGCGGTGGATTCGATCGCGCCGCCGCTCAACCGGATATTGACTGCCTCGACGCGTTTTCCGCTCTTGGCGATGGCGTGGGCGATCTCATCGGCGGTGCAGCCCTCCTCGCGGTGATGGTCGATCACGATGACGCCGGCGGCGTTCGCATTGATGCCGTGGCCCACGAGGGTCTCGAAGGTGCGCTGGAGGTCGGGCGCGATCTGGCACCGGCCGAGGGGGTGGGTGATGGCGACCGCGTTCCGCAGCGTCCGCGCGACGCGCTCGCAGGTGGGATTGGCGTACAGGGTGCCGCTCAGGACAAGCAGGTAGTTCCGGGCGCCGATATCGCCGTTCTCCCGGGGGTAGCCCCACCAGGTGCTCCGCAGCCCGGGGGTGCGTTTCGCCGCGCGGCGGGTTTTCGCTTTCGTTGCCATTTTCGTTTGCTCCTATGTGGGCCGGGCCGGCTACGCGAGGTCGCCGCGCCCGCGGTTGCTTTCGAGATTGTGGACGTGGATGTAGTCGCCCACCTTGATGTCCTTCGTGGCGGAGCCGATCGAGAGCCCGTACTTCAGACAATGCGCGCCCTTCGGGATGGGTTTGACGCAGATTTTGTGGGCGAAGGGAATGGCCTGGTTGGCCTTGATGGCTTCCCCCTTTTTCCCGTTGCGCATGAGCTGGACCTTCTCGCCTTTTTTCACCGCCTCGATGCAGGTGGCGACATGGTCCGTCTTGTCGATGATCATGGCCGTGATGGGCATGTGCCCCTCCTCAAATTCTTTCCAAGAGAAAACGCAAATTTCTTCGTAAATATGCAGGGATATATGTTTGCGGCTCAAACTTTACGGGAGGTTGGGGTTTCGTTCAAGAAAGGCCGGGGTTTTATCCGGAAGGAAGCGGCGCGATTCCGAGTTCGGAGGCGATTCGGGCCAATTCCTCGAATAGGGGTCCTTTGAGCGCCACGCCGCGCGCGAGGGACTCCTTGTACCTCCGGTGGGAGGCCTCGCCCGGGATTCGGATCTCATCGAAGCCGCCGGCCCGCTCGGACGCTTTCAGGCGGCGCACCGTCTCGTCCACCGCCCCCTTGTAGTTCTCGCCCAGGCTCTGCGTGGGGTCGATGGCGATGGCCAGGAGGGGGAGGGAGAAGGGCTGATCGGCATCCACCCAATCGGGCTGGTCGGCGTCGAAGCCGTTTCCGGTCAGAGCGGCGGTCAGGAAGCTGAACATGAGCGAGAGGCCGTAGCCCTTGTGATCCCCGAGGGGGAGCATCGTACCCTTTGCGGCGAGGGCGGCGTCGGTCGTCGGGTTGCCCTCCGGATCGAGGGCCCACCCCTCCGGGATGTCCTCGCCCGCCTTTGCGGCGAGGAGGACATAGCCCCGCGCCACCTTGCTGGTCGCCATGTCAAAAATGATGGGAAACTCCTGGCGGGAGGGGATGGCGAAGGCGATGGGGCTGTTGCCGAGCATGCGCCCGCGCCCGCCCCAGGGGGCGAGGTTGGCCGCCGCGCCGCTGATGATGATCCCGATCATATTCTGCTGGAGCATCATGGCGGCGAAGTAGCCGATGTGGCCGGTGTGGGAGGTGCGCCGGATGCCGGCGGCCCCGATGCCGTTTTTGGCCGCCTTGTCCATGGCGGCCTCGACCGCCTGGCGCGCGACGACGGCGCTCATGCCCATGTCCCCGTCGAGGAGCGCGTAGCCGGGGAGGTCGGAGAGGGTTTTGACCTCCGGCCGGGGGTTCACGGTTCCCTTCCGCAGCCGCTCGGCGAACACCCCGAAGCGCACGCAGCCGTGTGATTTCACTCCCCGGAGTTCCGCGTCGAGCATCTGGCTGGCGCACTTTTCGGCGTCCGCCTCCGGCAAACCGAGGGCGGCGTAGGCCCGCCTCAGGAAATCGTGAAGCACTTCCGCGGCAACGATGGCATCCGGCATATCGGCCTCATTGAGGAGGGGAGCTTCGCTTGGCGCACGATGCAATCGGTGCTACATGTATTGCATCGCACATGGGGAAATAGTCTGCCTTTCAATATGGAAGGCGGCAAGTCTGTACATATCTCTTTTTTGCTCCGGTATCGGAATGGGAGAGAAAAAATGGATCTGGGTCTAAAGGGCAAGAGGGCAATTGTAACGGGCGGAAACCGCGGAATCGGCAAGTGCTGCGCGCTTGCGTTCGCGAAGGACGGGGCCCGCGTCTGCGTGACGGGCCGGGATCAAAGCCTTCTGGACGAGACGGTGAAAGAGATCAACGCGGCGGGCGGGGAGGGCTACGCCGTAGCAGCCGATCTGACCGATGCCGGCGCGCCGAAAAAAGTCGTGGACGCCTGCGTGCAGAAATTCGGCGGTGTGGACATTCTCGTCAACTCGGCGGGTGCGGCGAAGGGCGCCGATGTTCTCGATCTCTCGACGGATTTCATCGATCACGCCCTGGGGCTGAAGCTTTACGGCTATCTGCAGATGGCCCAGGGGGTCGTCCCCCACATGAAGAAGAACGGATGGGGGCGCATCGTCAACATCGCCGGCGGCGCGGGCGCGACCCCGGCGCGGGGCAACCTGCCGACCAGCTTCGCCAACATCACCGTGCTGAACATGACGCGCGCCCTCTCGGACGCGGTCTCGGGCGACGGCATTATGGTGAACACCATCTGCCCGGGAATGACGAACACCCAGCGGGCGCGCGATCTGATGCAGGGCCGGGCCGACAAGGAAGGAAAGAACGTGGAGGAGGTCTTGAAGGATGTCGGCAGCAAGCTGCCCGCGGGCCGCATCTGCGAGCCCGAGGAGATTGCCAATGTCGTGACGTTTCTCACTTCCGAAGCCTGCACCTATGTATTCGGCAGCTCGGTCTACATGGACGGCGGGGGCCGGCGCGGAACGCCGTAGCGGTGCCATCCAGACGCGCTTCCCTTGGCCCCTTCCCCCCACGGGGGAAGGATGGGATGGGGGTGGTGTTAAAAGAGGCCCGGAAAAGAGAACCGGCGGGGCGGTTGCGGGATGCTGCGGGATAATGCGGGATTTTTTGCGGCGCGCCCGCTGCCCCGGCAAACCGCCTGTCTGGAACTCGCGGCTAGACCTCGACGCTTCCTCCCGGCTCCAGGACGGTGATCTTCGTCGAAAGGCCCCGCTTGCTTACGGCCTCTTGAAACTGCGCGGGCGTTCCGGTCAGGGGCGGGAAGGTGGAGTGGTGGATCGGGACGACGTGTTTCGCGCCGAGGATCTCGCAGGCCTTCGCCGCCTCGGCCGGGTCCATCGTGAACCGGCTCCCGATGGGGAGGAGGCACAGGTCGGGCGCGTAGATCTCCGCGATGAGGGCCATGTCGCCGAAGACGGCGGTGTCGCCCGCGTGGTAGACCCGTTTCCCGTCCTCGAAGGTGAGCACCAGGCCGCAGGGCTCGCCGGCGTAGGTGCCGGGGCTGCCGAAGCTCGAGCTGTGCATGGCGTGGGTGAGGGTGACTTTGATGCCGCCGGCATCCACCGTTCCGCCCTTGCCCATGGCGACGCCGTGGCCCTCGGCGAACTTGCCCTCGGCGGCGAGGAGGTTGACCAGCTCGTAGGGGCCCGCCACCGGGCAGCCGCCTTTCTGATAGACAGGGAGGATGCCCGCGATGTGGTCAAAGTGCCCGTGGGTGACG
Above is a window of bacterium DNA encoding:
- a CDS encoding Ldh family oxidoreductase, coding for MSQTLSADTLRKFVSGLFEKAGLPADDAAWVADTLVEAELRGVTSHGVIRIPNYIPRIEAGWVNARPRMKVEKDAGALALFDGDNGMGQVVARRAMAECIQRAEAHNVGVVIVKNSNHFGAAALYAEMALESGMVGLCTTNAIRVFPPH
- a CDS encoding UxaA family hydrolase — protein: MATKAKTRRAAKRTPGLRSTWWGYPRENGDIGARNYLLVLSGTLYANPTCERVARTLRNAVAITHPLGRCQIAPDLQRTFETLVGHGINANAAGVIVIDHHREEGCTADEIAHAIAKSGKRVEAVNIRLSGGAIESTAKATRIGMEMLREITNERRAEVPVSQLLLGLNCGTSDTTSGLSHNKATGWVTDNVVRLGGRALLAETTEMMGGEDVLASRCVRPELGKKIWKMVEEMEARILACGVDLRGSQPTGDNMEGGLTTIEEKSLGAIQKAGTAPIVDVIPWAKRASRTSGLHVMDTPGHGGESITGICAGGAQVLIFSTGGGHTINHPLMSTIRVTGNPVSARLQRDTTDVEVTDIFEGTPIETAGLRLYNEVLDVASGKMTKAEILHEDNAFAINRIGPSV
- a CDS encoding UxaA family hydrolase; translated protein: MPITAMIIDKTDHVATCIEAVKKGEKVQLMRNGKKGEAIKANQAIPFAHKICVKPIPKGAHCLKYGLSIGSATKDIKVGDYIHVHNLESNRGRGDLA
- a CDS encoding Ldh family oxidoreductase, whose product is MPDAIVAAEVLHDFLRRAYAALGLPEADAEKCASQMLDAELRGVKSHGCVRFGVFAERLRKGTVNPRPEVKTLSDLPGYALLDGDMGMSAVVARQAVEAAMDKAAKNGIGAAGIRRTSHTGHIGYFAAMMLQQNMIGIIISGAAANLAPWGGRGRMLGNSPIAFAIPSRQEFPIIFDMATSKVARGYVLLAAKAGEDIPEGWALDPEGNPTTDAALAAKGTMLPLGDHKGYGLSLMFSFLTAALTGNGFDADQPDWVDADQPFSLPLLAIAIDPTQSLGENYKGAVDETVRRLKASERAGGFDEIRIPGEASHRRYKESLARGVALKGPLFEELARIASELGIAPLPSG
- a CDS encoding SDR family oxidoreductase yields the protein MDLGLKGKRAIVTGGNRGIGKCCALAFAKDGARVCVTGRDQSLLDETVKEINAAGGEGYAVAADLTDAGAPKKVVDACVQKFGGVDILVNSAGAAKGADVLDLSTDFIDHALGLKLYGYLQMAQGVVPHMKKNGWGRIVNIAGGAGATPARGNLPTSFANITVLNMTRALSDAVSGDGIMVNTICPGMTNTQRARDLMQGRADKEGKNVEEVLKDVGSKLPAGRICEPEEIANVVTFLTSEACTYVFGSSVYMDGGGRRGTP
- a CDS encoding metal-dependent hydrolase, translated to RLRAKAARSGTPAPDGIHRDEQEAFMGATLTYLGHSSFFGTTGGGKSFYIDPWLEGNPRCPADFQAPRKVDNIFVTHGHFDHIAGILPVYQKGGCPVAGPYELVNLLAAEGKFAEGHGVAMGKGGTVDAGGIKVTLTHAMHSSSFGSPGTYAGEPCGLVLTFEDGKRVYHAGDTAVFGDMALIAEIYAPDLCLLPIGSRFTMDPAEAAKACEILGAKHVVPIHHSTFPPLTGTPAQFQEAVSKRGLSTKITVLEPGGSVEV